One region of Thalassophryne amazonica chromosome 16, fThaAma1.1, whole genome shotgun sequence genomic DNA includes:
- the carhsp1 gene encoding calcium-regulated heat-stable protein 1, with the protein MTSHATPTQGTPDAADSTAPNESLTNPGCKQRERSLSPTKGFLIPSPLPTRRTRTCSATARAAQGPVFTGVCKCFCRSKGHGFITPSDGGSAIFVHISDIEGEYVPVEGDEVSYKLCSIPPKNEKVQAVEVKITHLNPGSKHETWSGHTISS; encoded by the exons ATGACCTCGCATGCCACACCCACCCAGGGGACACCAGATGCTGCTGATTCCACAGCACCAAATG AGTCTCTGACGAATCCGGGCTGCAAACAGAGAGAGCGTTCACTGTCCCCCACGAAAGGCTTCTTGATCCCCAGCCCGCTGCCTACACGAAGAACCAGGACCTGCTCAGC CACTGCTCGTGCAGCACAGGGTCCCGTCTTTACTGGTGTGTGTAAATGTTTTTGCCGCTCCAAAGGACATGGCTTCATCACACCATCCGATGGGGGCAGCGCCATCTTCGTCCACATCTCAGA TATTGAGGGCGAGTATGTGCCAGTAGAAGGGGATGAGGTGAGCTACAAGTTGTGTTCGATCCCTCCTAAAAACGAGAAGGTCCAGGCTGTGGAGGTGAAAATAACCCACCTGAATCCAGGATCCAAACATGAGACGTGGTCTGGACACACCATCAGCAGCTGA